The Synergistaceae bacterium nucleotide sequence ATGGCCGTCGCCACTTCCTTGCTGGAAGCCGCCTGCTCCTCCGCCACGGCGGCGATGTTTTGGATGGATTCGTTGGCCTTGTTCATATTCTGAAGAGCCCCGTTCAACTCCGTCTGCGCCCGCTCCGCTTGAGCGAGAGTCTCCACCAGCAGCCGACCCGCTTCGGCGGTGCCCTCAATGCTCTCCTGGGCGCTGCTCTGAAGCTCCGCGATAATCCCGTTGACGTTTTGAGCCGCCCGGGCCGATTCCTCCGCCAGCTTGCGCACCTCCTCGGCTACTACGGCAAACCCTCGCCCCACCTCGCCGGCCCGCGCCGCTTCAATGGCCGCGTTCAGGGCCAAGAGGTTCGTCTGATCCGCGATGCCGGTGATGACGGAGACAAAACTGCTGACGTTTTTGACGGAGGCTACCAACTGCCGCGTTTTGTTTTCGCTCTCCTGGGCGTTGGTGGTTACGTTGTGCATCCCCGCGATGACGTCGTTCACCGTTTGAATGGCTTTATTGGAAGCGTTGGTGGTCTGAGAAATAAACGCTGCGCTGTCCGTCGCCGATTGAGCCACGGTATCGGCTCCAGAACTCATTTCCTCGACGCCCGCGTTGCATTGCTCAAGCGCGGCGCCATTATTTTCGCTCAAAGTGGAGACGTGGTCGACAGAAGCCTTGACTTCTTCCATAAGGGCGTTCGTCTCCTCGGAAATGGTCGACAAGTTCTTGGCGCTGCTGGAAAGGTTACTCATCACGTCCACGACCCGCTGCATACTTTTTTCCTGGTTGCCGATCATGTTGGAGATGGCGTACGCCAAGTGGGCCAACTCATCCTTGCCCTCGTATTGAAACTCCTTCTGCTGGATGGTCAAGTCACCCTCTCCAGCGCGTTTGGCGAGAGCGACAATGATATTCAGGGGCTTGGAGATGCTGCGGGAAATGAGAAGCGCGATCACGATTCCTAAAATGACGGATACCACCGCGCAGACGAACAAAGTCGTAATGGCGTTGTTAATATCGGCGACGCTTCTCGACGAGATGACCGACACTTGATCCCGAGCGAGGTTGGAGGCGTTAGAACTTTCAGTGTTGAGGAGTTGTTCCAGAGGAGCGCTGATGCGTTGTTGTTGTTCGAAATCTACGTGGGCCTGCACATAGTCTTGTAGGTTGGACTCGTAACTTTGGATGTCCTGGCTCATCTGATCCAGAAGACGTTTTGCCTCGGTATCCACGGAGATGAGTTGCAGTTCGTCGATGTCCTTTTCCAAAACCGGAATTAGCTTGAAGGTTTCGCTCATCAGGCGGGTATCGTTGGCAGCTATCGCTCTCTGTATCTCAAGGCGCATGGTCTGAATCTCGACCAAAATGTGTGTGCTTTTCTGAAGGCGGTTGAGTCGTCCCACGATAGTTCGTCCCACGATGCTGTTCGTGTTCATGCTCGTCACCGAGTTCTCAACAGTTTTCATGTAAGCGGACATTATTTCGTTAGCGCTTTCGTAAATCGCGTTTCCTTTCTCCACCGCGTTGAGGTAGAATTCCTTCTTTCTCTGAAGATCGATCAACATTTTATCGACGACGTCCACGAAATTCTTGTAGGGTTCAACGAACGTATCCTGAACGTACCGCGGAATTTGGAGCGTCGAATCGGTCTTGCCCCAAGCCAAGAGGGCGTCGATGTTTTTCTGAACAAACGGCTCTTTTTCCTTCACATTCACAAAGGTCGCTTCCGTAACCTCGGACTGCGCCCGGCGTACGGAAAGCAAGTACTCGTATAAGTTCCGTTCCATCGTCGTTGTCTCCTGCATGACGACGACGACGACCCGCGCCAGTTTCTCGCTGCCCTGTCTGACGGCGGCAATGTTTCTCCACGTCACGGCAACGGTCGCTATAAACACCAACAGAAGCAACCCGAATCCCAACAGCAACTTGAAACTGATTTTGAAATTTCTCCACATTATTGCCATCCTCCTCAATGTCTTTAAAAATCGCCATAATTATTCACGTTTAGAGGGACGAAGCCCGTTGGCAAAGAATCTAAGCGATCGGACCGAAGGTTTAGCATTTGCTTCGCTCGTTGGTCGGCTGCTCATCGTTTTTTCGTTGAGGGGTTTCGGGGAGCAGACAGCCGATTTTGGGATATCTAGAAATTTTTCCGGTTTGGTGAACAAATCGACATTGGATAGGCGTACGCCAAAAGCTCTTTTCCCTCCTGGGTGATGGTCATGCCCCTTTTCGAGCGCAAAAGTAGAATGATTCCCAACTCCATCTCCAAATTTTTCACAAGTATGCTGATGTTGAGCTGAATGATATTGGGTTGAGTGATGAACAGTTGTTTTGCCGCCTCGCTGAAAGAGCCGCACTGTTTGCACTGTTCTATGGTGATGATAATCGAAGCTGTTGCAAAGTCATCCTCGCCCCTTCTCCCGTCATAAATTTTTCTTATGGTTCACGGTAAAAATATACAGTATCCGCGTTGATTTTAAAAGCGAGATAATGATCTATCAATAAAATCCATCGGTTTTGTCCGGTATAATTGCAGGAGGTGGGAATTTGGGAAAAAATTGTTTTTTTTAACCCGTTCCGTATATGTCGGAAATGAGAAAACTTGGATTTAGCAATCCGCTGGTTATGATCTGCGATCACAACCAGCGCTGAAAAGCACTGAAAAGCAAAAGAGAGGGAAGCGAACGCTTCCCTCTCTTTTGCTTTTCTAGCTTTCTGGCAGAGACCTACTCTTCCGTATGTACCCCATACAGTACCATCGGCGCGGTCGAGCTTAACTTCCGGGTTCGGCATGGATCCGGGTGTGACCTCGACGCTACTTCCACCAGAAAATCTATTTCCTGGATTAAAGCTCAGGGAGGCAGAGCTCACTGATAAAACAACCAAAAGCAGCCTCCACTGAAACTCCAGCTTTCTTTAATACCCCATACACTTACTTTATTCTCTCTCTCAAAAAAACAGAATACAACCACAACATGGAGAAAAAAGCCTCGATGTATTAGTACCGGTCAGCTCAACGCCTCTCAACGCTTACACCCCCGGCCTATCTATCCGGTCGTCTGCCGGACATCTTACTTCCTTTACGGAATAAGGTATCTCATCTTGAAGTTGGCTTCCCACTTAGATGCTTTCAGCGGTTATCCTTTCCGAACATAGCTACCCGGCTTATGCGGCTGGCGCCACAACCGGTTCACCAGCGGTTCGTCCATTCCGGTCCTCTCGTACTAGGAACAGCTCTCCTCAAATACCTTACGCCCATGGTGGATAGGGACCGAACTGTCTCACGACGTTCTAAACCCAGCTCACGTACCGCTTTAATGGGCGAACAGACCAACCCTTGGGACCTGCTTCAGCCCCAGGATGCGATGAGCCGACATCGAGGTGCCAAACCACGCCGTCGATAGGAACTCTCGGGCGAGATCAGCCTGTTATCCCCAGGGTAGCTTTTATCCGTTGAGCGATGGCCCTTCCATTCGGCACCACCGGATCACTAGCACCAACTTTCGTTCCTGTTCGACTCGTCCGTCTCACAGTCAAGCCACCTTATACGCTTACGCTCTCTTCGCGCGATTTCCATTCGCGCCGAGGTGACCTTTGCGCGCCTCCGTTACTCTTTGGGAGGCGACCGCCCCAGTCAAACTGCCCGCCTGGCAATGTCCCGCTTTGTGTTTCAACAATCGCGGTTAGAATTCCATCATATAAAGGGTGGTATC carries:
- a CDS encoding LysR family transcriptional regulator, which codes for MEQCKQCGSFSEAAKQLFITQPNIIQLNISILVKNLEMELGIILLLRSKRGMTITQEGKELLAYAYPMSICSPNRKNF
- a CDS encoding methyl-accepting chemotaxis protein produces the protein MWRNFKISFKLLLGFGLLLLVFIATVAVTWRNIAAVRQGSEKLARVVVVVMQETTTMERNLYEYLLSVRRAQSEVTEATFVNVKEKEPFVQKNIDALLAWGKTDSTLQIPRYVQDTFVEPYKNFVDVVDKMLIDLQRKKEFYLNAVEKGNAIYESANEIMSAYMKTVENSVTSMNTNSIVGRTIVGRLNRLQKSTHILVEIQTMRLEIQRAIAANDTRLMSETFKLIPVLEKDIDELQLISVDTEAKRLLDQMSQDIQSYESNLQDYVQAHVDFEQQQRISAPLEQLLNTESSNASNLARDQVSVISSRSVADINNAITTLFVCAVVSVILGIVIALLISRSISKPLNIIVALAKRAGEGDLTIQQKEFQYEGKDELAHLAYAISNMIGNQEKSMQRVVDVMSNLSSSAKNLSTISEETNALMEEVKASVDHVSTLSENNGAALEQCNAGVEEMSSGADTVAQSATDSAAFISQTTNASNKAIQTVNDVIAGMHNVTTNAQESENKTRQLVASVKNVSSFVSVITGIADQTNLLALNAAIEAARAGEVGRGFAVVAEEVRKLAEESARAAQNVNGIIAELQSSAQESIEGTAEAGRLLVETLAQAERAQTELNGALQNMNKANESIQNIAAVAEEQAASSKEVATAIDGATKSTMQTVETVSNIRRATDETAQAAQDVAEQSEAMTQHAQTLVEVLSYFVLHNTQKAQNDSVPKALKNLKKLGK